The Chloroflexota bacterium genome contains a region encoding:
- a CDS encoding metallophosphoesterase family protein — protein sequence MRVAVVTDIHGNLGAFFAVLADLKTQAPDQVIFGGDAALFGAHALECWQRVLELGWPLVQGNTDRYLANPRPALEAMRRTSPAAAEHLERNLAWARARLGERLIERMASMRTVIRVPSSAGPMLVVHASPGNDEAGITPDTSDEQVDAQLASVDARVLVCGHTHRAFVRHVGQLLLVNCGSVGRTYDGQPGQATYAVLDDGSGRWSATIRRVPYDERAAHRNTRARGVPLSEPFLDSLLTARDPAA from the coding sequence ATGCGCGTGGCCGTTGTCACCGACATTCACGGGAATCTGGGCGCCTTCTTCGCCGTGCTGGCGGACCTCAAGACCCAGGCGCCCGATCAGGTGATCTTCGGCGGTGATGCGGCGCTTTTTGGCGCGCACGCGCTCGAGTGCTGGCAGCGGGTGCTGGAGCTCGGCTGGCCCCTGGTCCAGGGAAACACCGACCGCTACCTGGCAAACCCGCGCCCCGCCCTGGAGGCCATGCGCCGGACATCCCCAGCGGCGGCGGAGCACTTGGAGCGCAACCTCGCCTGGGCGCGGGCGCGGCTCGGCGAACGCCTGATTGAACGCATGGCCTCGATGCGCACCGTCATTCGCGTGCCGTCGTCCGCCGGCCCGATGCTTGTGGTTCACGCCTCACCCGGCAACGACGAGGCCGGCATCACTCCCGACACGTCGGACGAGCAGGTGGACGCCCAACTCGCCTCGGTGGACGCACGGGTGCTGGTCTGCGGCCACACCCACCGCGCCTTCGTGCGGCACGTGGGTCAGCTGCTCCTCGTCAACTGCGGCTCGGTGGGTCGCACCTACGACGGTCAACCGGGGCAAGCCACCTACGCCGTGCTGGACGACGGGTCGGGCCGCTGGTCCGCCACCATCCGGCGCGTGCCCTACGACGAGCGCGCGGCGCACCGCAACACTCGCGCCCGTGGCGTGCCGTTGTCCGAGCCCTTTCTGGATTCCCTGCTGACGGCGCGCGACCCCGCCGCCTAG
- a CDS encoding ABC transporter ATP-binding protein produces MDQAAIRATGLRKSFGDTHAVRGIDLDVPRGEVFGFLGPNGAGKSTVVKIILGLVQASAGEVTVLGHPAGSLAARRQIGFLPETFRFHHWMHASEFLDFHGRLAGLDRDTRSKRTLEMLELVGLAHRRRDRLATFSKGMHQRIGLAQALLAEPPLVVLDEPTSALDPIGRRDVRDIIRDLRAVGITVFLNSHLLSEVEQVCDQVAIINRGRIVAAGDLRELLAAREVELRLGEGAEAALRAGGVQPVSAQPADGRYVLTAAGDEDIARITAHLAGAGVSIYEVQVRSNSLEDLFVRLADATDQ; encoded by the coding sequence GTGGACCAGGCCGCCATCCGCGCCACCGGCTTGCGCAAGTCCTTCGGGGACACACACGCGGTGCGCGGCATCGACCTGGACGTTCCTCGGGGCGAGGTCTTTGGCTTCCTCGGCCCTAACGGCGCGGGCAAGAGCACCGTGGTCAAGATCATTCTCGGCTTGGTGCAAGCCAGCGCTGGCGAGGTGACCGTGCTCGGTCATCCCGCCGGCAGCCTCGCCGCGCGGCGGCAGATCGGATTCCTGCCCGAGACGTTTCGCTTTCACCACTGGATGCACGCGTCCGAGTTCCTCGACTTTCACGGTCGCCTCGCCGGTCTTGATCGGGACACTCGTAGCAAGCGGACGCTGGAGATGCTCGAGCTCGTGGGACTCGCGCACCGTCGCCGCGACCGCCTGGCAACGTTCTCCAAGGGCATGCACCAGCGCATCGGCTTGGCGCAGGCCCTGCTGGCGGAACCGCCCCTGGTCGTGCTGGACGAGCCGACCTCCGCGCTCGATCCCATCGGCCGGCGCGACGTGCGCGACATCATCCGCGACCTTCGGGCGGTGGGCATCACCGTGTTTCTCAATTCCCACTTGCTCTCGGAGGTCGAGCAGGTGTGCGACCAGGTCGCCATCATCAACCGCGGTCGCATCGTGGCCGCCGGCGACCTGCGTGAGCTGCTGGCGGCGCGCGAGGTGGAGCTGCGCCTTGGGGAGGGCGCCGAGGCGGCCCTGCGGGCAGGCGGGGTCCAGCCGGTGTCGGCACAGCCGGCTGACGGCCGCTACGTCCTCACGGCCGCCGGCGACGAGGACATCGCCCGCATCACCGCCCATCTCGCCGGCGCCGGCGTCTCCATCTACGAGGTCCAGGTCCGCTCCAACAGCCTGGAGGACCTGTTCGTGCGCCTCGCGGACGCCACCGACCAATGA
- a CDS encoding ABC transporter permease, giving the protein MNLWVIADHTLREAVRRRVVLAATVVIGGFLALYAVGVWFGYRDISTDPDLTMSMQRVIVGFMLQGGMWSLNFVASLLAIFLAVGSISGEIDQGTMHAVAARPVRRAHIVLGKFLGNLMLLTVFIGVSTAIMIAVVSIITGQYAERAWTAPFAMLFAAAILLALTIAGSTRLGTLANGVVVFTLYAVALVGGVIEQIGNFLDNPVTFDIGIATSVLLPTRALWDLAGAQLAQESGAAGGMTGGPFSSLNPPSGWMLLVAGVYLVLALAYAIRGFQRRDI; this is encoded by the coding sequence ATGAACCTCTGGGTCATCGCCGACCACACGCTCCGCGAGGCCGTGCGCCGCCGCGTGGTGCTCGCCGCCACGGTCGTCATCGGCGGCTTCCTGGCGCTCTACGCGGTGGGCGTGTGGTTTGGCTACCGCGACATCTCCACGGATCCCGACCTCACGATGTCGATGCAACGGGTGATCGTGGGCTTCATGCTGCAGGGCGGCATGTGGAGCCTCAATTTCGTCGCCTCGCTGCTCGCCATTTTCCTCGCGGTGGGATCCATCTCCGGCGAGATCGACCAGGGCACCATGCACGCCGTGGCCGCTCGGCCGGTGCGCCGCGCGCACATTGTGCTGGGCAAGTTCCTGGGCAATCTCATGCTCCTCACCGTCTTCATCGGCGTCTCGACCGCGATCATGATTGCCGTCGTCTCGATCATCACCGGGCAGTACGCCGAGCGTGCCTGGACGGCGCCCTTCGCCATGCTGTTCGCCGCCGCCATCTTGCTGGCTCTCACCATCGCGGGCAGCACGCGGCTGGGCACGCTGGCCAACGGCGTGGTGGTGTTCACGCTTTACGCGGTGGCGCTGGTCGGCGGCGTGATCGAGCAGATCGGCAACTTTCTCGACAATCCCGTCACGTTCGACATCGGCATCGCCACGAGTGTGCTGCTGCCCACGCGGGCGCTTTGGGACCTCGCCGGCGCACAGTTGGCCCAGGAGTCGGGGGCGGCGGGCGGTATGACGGGAGGCCCGTTCAGCTCACTGAATCCTCCGTCCGGCTGGATGCTGTTGGTGGCCGGTGTGTACTTGGTGCTGGCGCTGGCTTACGCAATTCGCGGCTTCCAACGTCGAGACATCTGA
- a CDS encoding Gfo/Idh/MocA family oxidoreductase: protein MADPLRVAAVGCGDHMVARLLPSIHDASEVVLTAAVDTDPTATREVALGGVQAFHDAESMAASGVADAAVIAVPHDALADTALTCINAGLHVLVEKPLARNRAEAEGVAAAARERGVVVMPGYCLRFHPARTHLRDLLARGLTGEIVGIVAFKGGPPLKGWLAEPARGGGQLAFVGSHLVDQVLWLHRARVVSVSARVVNRHDTGSDETSSILMTFDDDVTAALVVSQASPAHGDVIDLVGRAGRLRSDVFAATVEVNATASRTFDRPATLHHFGDPWQAMFDGEIAEFARVVRQRTAPVVTSLDAIRTLAVLDAVREAAEAGGSVAVDDPWDGRGPRSVSRRGPARMRLQLTYPADKIQSPIVNELARRFDLRLDIRRADIDGGIGWVQLLVEGDHDEIDAAVEWTEAQGIRVDPVEGEIVGG, encoded by the coding sequence ATGGCTGATCCCCTGCGCGTCGCGGCCGTGGGCTGCGGCGACCACATGGTTGCCCGGCTGCTGCCGTCGATTCACGACGCTTCCGAGGTCGTACTCACGGCGGCCGTGGACACCGACCCGACGGCGACGCGAGAAGTCGCGCTCGGCGGCGTTCAGGCCTTCCACGACGCCGAGTCCATGGCCGCGAGCGGCGTCGCCGACGCGGCCGTGATCGCCGTGCCCCACGACGCGTTGGCAGACACGGCGCTGACGTGCATCAACGCCGGTCTTCACGTGCTCGTCGAGAAGCCCCTGGCTCGAAACCGCGCCGAGGCCGAAGGCGTCGCCGCGGCGGCGCGCGAGCGCGGCGTCGTCGTCATGCCCGGCTACTGCCTCCGCTTCCATCCCGCCCGCACGCATCTGCGCGACCTGCTGGCGCGCGGTCTGACCGGTGAAATCGTCGGCATCGTCGCGTTCAAGGGCGGTCCGCCGCTGAAAGGCTGGCTGGCCGAGCCCGCGCGCGGCGGCGGACAACTCGCCTTCGTCGGCAGCCACCTCGTCGACCAGGTGCTGTGGCTGCACCGCGCCCGGGTCGTGAGCGTGAGCGCGCGCGTCGTGAATCGCCACGACACCGGCAGCGACGAAACCTCCTCGATCCTGATGACGTTCGACGACGACGTGACAGCCGCGCTTGTGGTCTCGCAGGCATCGCCCGCGCACGGCGACGTAATCGACCTGGTCGGCCGCGCCGGCCGCCTGCGCAGCGACGTGTTTGCCGCCACGGTGGAAGTCAACGCCACCGCCAGTCGCACCTTCGACCGCCCCGCCACCCTGCATCACTTCGGCGACCCGTGGCAGGCCATGTTCGACGGCGAGATCGCCGAGTTTGCCCGCGTGGTGCGTCAGCGCACCGCGCCGGTCGTCACCAGCCTCGACGCCATCCGCACTCTCGCCGTGCTGGACGCGGTGCGCGAAGCGGCCGAGGCGGGCGGGTCCGTCGCCGTCGACGATCCATGGGACGGGCGCGGCCCACGGTCCGTCTCCCGGCGCGGTCCCGCGCGCATGCGGCTGCAGCTCACCTACCCCGCCGACAAGATCCAATCGCCGATCGTCAACGAGCTCGCACGGCGCTTCGACCTGCGGCTCGATATCCGCCGCGCGGACATCGACGGAGGCATCGGCTGGGTCCAGTTGCTGGTCGAAGGCGACCACGACGAGATCGACGCCGCCGTCGAGTGGACCGAGGCCCAGGGAATCCGCGTGGACCCGGTGGAAGGCGAGATCGTCGGCGGCTAG
- a CDS encoding glycosyltransferase family 4 protein, whose amino-acid sequence MKILMASKALVVGAYHAKLEALGAQPEVDLLALAPDSWVESGRRQRAEPVTPARYGLRYQPLRLNGRFHLHWWPGLAGAVEEFRPDIVHIDEEPYNAATVHACRVARSRGARVVFFAWQNIRRRYPPPFAWFERYVFGRAAGIAGTPTAAEVLRAKGFGGRLAVIPQFGVDPELFAPGDREPGATFRIGYAGRLIEAKGIELLLEAVRRIDGDVELLVAGTGPLQEAIRGQTAGDNRVRLLGALPSAAMPDFYQGLDVLVLPTLGRRGWTEQFGRAAIEAMACGAPVIVSDAGELPAVVGEAGRIVPAGDVEALKQALVDLREHADERGRLAEAGRARVLAEFTHARIAEATAAFYRAVMDGSDR is encoded by the coding sequence ATGAAGATTCTCATGGCGTCGAAGGCGCTGGTGGTGGGCGCCTATCACGCCAAGCTCGAAGCCCTGGGCGCGCAGCCCGAGGTCGATCTGCTGGCGCTGGCGCCCGATTCCTGGGTCGAGAGCGGGCGGCGGCAGCGCGCCGAGCCGGTCACGCCCGCACGATACGGCCTGCGCTACCAGCCGCTCCGGCTGAACGGGCGCTTTCACCTGCACTGGTGGCCGGGGCTCGCGGGCGCCGTCGAGGAGTTCCGGCCCGATATCGTGCACATCGACGAAGAGCCCTACAACGCGGCGACCGTGCATGCCTGCCGCGTCGCTCGCAGTCGCGGTGCGCGGGTGGTTTTTTTCGCCTGGCAGAACATCCGGCGGCGATATCCACCGCCGTTCGCGTGGTTCGAGCGCTACGTCTTCGGGCGCGCCGCGGGCATCGCCGGGACTCCGACGGCGGCCGAGGTGCTGCGGGCCAAGGGCTTCGGGGGCCGGCTGGCGGTCATCCCGCAATTCGGCGTGGATCCCGAACTCTTTGCGCCCGGCGACCGTGAACCCGGCGCCACGTTTCGCATTGGATATGCCGGTCGGTTGATCGAGGCGAAGGGCATCGAGCTGCTGCTGGAGGCGGTGCGGCGGATCGACGGCGACGTGGAGCTGCTCGTCGCCGGCACGGGACCGCTGCAGGAGGCGATTCGCGGGCAGACGGCGGGCGACAACCGCGTGCGTTTGCTGGGCGCGCTGCCCAGCGCCGCGATGCCGGACTTCTACCAGGGGCTTGACGTGCTAGTGCTGCCGACGCTGGGACGGCGAGGCTGGACCGAGCAGTTCGGGCGCGCGGCCATCGAGGCCATGGCCTGCGGGGCGCCGGTGATCGTGTCCGACGCGGGCGAGCTTCCGGCGGTGGTGGGCGAGGCGGGACGAATTGTTCCCGCCGGCGACGTGGAGGCGCTCAAGCAGGCGTTGGTCGACTTGCGCGAGCATGCCGACGAGCGCGGGCGGCTTGCCGAGGCGGGACGAGCGCGCGTGCTGGCGGAATTCACCCATGCGCGGATTGCCGAGGCGACGGCGGCGTTCTATCGGGCGGTGATGGACGGCTCCGACCGGTAG
- a CDS encoding glycosyltransferase family 1 protein has protein sequence MRVELNALFRLYPLTGTGQHLEHLVAALRAGYPDIEIVERVPGSGARGRVGKVWWEQAAWPAAARRSGDVLHAPHLAPPIAISRAIVTAHDAIPFVLPEYGASRPRRLYNLLTRAGLRRIRHVISVSHWTRRELTTVLGVPADRIHVIHNGIATSLTPTPDGRDAAIRGRFGLPARFALYLGALDARKNLGVLLQAWPEIWSATGVALVVAGRAPRPQSPVYVDWFRNHGDAPWLNVIGEVPEEDKAALYRAAAVFVFPSRYEGFGLDPVEAMACGVPVVASDATSIPEVLGDAAVFAGPNDAAAWTTAVADVLSDPNRAASLRDAGIARAREFTWERAAEATMAVYAKAAG, from the coding sequence GTGCGCGTCGAGCTCAACGCCCTCTTTCGCCTATATCCGCTGACGGGCACCGGTCAACACCTGGAGCATCTGGTCGCCGCGCTGCGGGCGGGATACCCGGACATCGAGATCGTGGAGCGCGTGCCTGGGAGCGGAGCGCGGGGCCGCGTCGGGAAGGTGTGGTGGGAGCAAGCGGCATGGCCCGCGGCCGCCCGCCGTTCGGGCGACGTGCTTCATGCGCCGCATCTCGCGCCGCCGATCGCCATATCGCGCGCCATCGTGACCGCGCATGACGCCATTCCCTTCGTATTGCCCGAGTACGGCGCCAGCCGACCGCGGCGGCTCTACAACCTGCTGACTCGCGCCGGGCTGCGGCGTATCCGCCACGTGATCTCGGTGTCGCACTGGACCCGGCGCGAACTGACGACGGTGCTGGGCGTGCCGGCCGATCGGATTCACGTGATTCACAACGGCATCGCCACGAGCCTCACCCCGACGCCGGATGGCCGCGACGCGGCGATTCGTGGGCGCTTCGGTCTTCCGGCGCGCTTTGCGCTGTATCTGGGGGCGCTGGACGCTCGCAAGAACCTGGGCGTGCTGCTCCAGGCCTGGCCGGAGATTTGGTCGGCGACCGGCGTTGCCCTGGTCGTCGCGGGACGCGCGCCCCGCCCCCAGAGCCCGGTGTACGTGGACTGGTTCCGCAATCATGGAGACGCCCCCTGGCTGAACGTGATTGGCGAGGTGCCGGAAGAGGACAAGGCAGCCCTCTACCGGGCCGCCGCCGTCTTCGTGTTTCCGTCGCGCTACGAGGGGTTTGGGCTGGACCCGGTGGAGGCCATGGCGTGCGGCGTTCCGGTCGTGGCATCCGATGCGACGTCGATTCCGGAGGTCCTGGGCGACGCCGCCGTATTCGCAGGTCCCAATGACGCCGCGGCCTGGACGACTGCCGTGGCGGACGTGCTGAGCGATCCAAACCGAGCGGCGTCGCTGCGTGATGCGGGCATCGCACGGGCGCGCGAGTTCACGTGGGAGCGGGCGGCAGAGGCGACGATGGCGGTTTACGCCAAGGCGGCGGGATGA
- a CDS encoding glycerol-3-phosphate acyltransferase, with translation MTPPDILSYAVLGVVAYLLGSVPVALIMSAVLKRTDLRRIGSGNLGVLNTMFNVGKLPGLLTIVGHGILAALTVFLAGWFPEGWFPWGWQYPADWWVPMRDDVGLMVAMAGLTAGNMWQLFAKFRGSRGSTTVGWALLVAAPLMLLVLFGVWLAAILAIRRNVPAARVLHAAIPVVFGLMQGSWTFAIGGAVIAALLTLKVAFSGDDATALGVYRRFGINENR, from the coding sequence ATGACACCTCCCGACATTCTGAGCTACGCCGTCCTGGGCGTTGTGGCCTACCTGCTTGGCAGCGTGCCGGTCGCATTGATCATGTCCGCCGTGCTGAAGCGGACGGACCTGCGACGGATCGGCTCCGGCAACCTGGGCGTGCTCAACACGATGTTCAACGTGGGCAAGCTGCCCGGCCTGCTCACGATCGTCGGCCACGGCATCTTGGCGGCGCTCACCGTGTTTCTGGCGGGGTGGTTTCCCGAGGGATGGTTTCCCTGGGGATGGCAGTATCCGGCCGACTGGTGGGTGCCGATGCGGGACGACGTCGGTCTCATGGTTGCCATGGCGGGGCTCACCGCGGGCAACATGTGGCAGCTCTTCGCCAAGTTTCGCGGGAGCCGCGGCAGCACCACGGTGGGTTGGGCGCTGCTGGTAGCCGCCCCGCTCATGCTGCTGGTGCTCTTTGGGGTGTGGCTGGCGGCGATTCTGGCCATCCGGCGCAACGTGCCCGCGGCCCGCGTGCTTCACGCGGCGATCCCGGTGGTGTTCGGGCTCATGCAGGGCTCGTGGACGTTCGCCATCGGCGGGGCCGTGATCGCGGCGCTGCTGACGCTCAAGGTCGCCTTTAGTGGAGACGACGCCACGGCGCTGGGCGTCTACCGGCGGTTCGGCATCAACGAAAACCGCTAG
- a CDS encoding glycosyltransferase family 1 protein: MRVGIDYTSAATQREGIGRATRELVNAMLRLPDCPDLRLVYAHRGPVPEADALGVHERVKLRRLPLSPRVMLAGWYKARLPLPIETLLGPLHVMHGPDFVLPPRIAAAGVVTVHDLAFATRPEDAHPAQRRFLESAVPWSIDRARLVVAVSETTRRDLMTRYGVRPHRIRVVPNAVSADFHERDGAEELAAVRRRLRLPEEYLLSVGTIHPRKNLGGLARAAALSARQLGRQLPVVHVGREGWLCERVFADIESAGPPGVRFVGQTSDATLRALYRRAAVLVYPSFAEGFGLPILEAFACGAPVVTSNESGMLEAAGDAAELVDPHDPESIAAGIVRVVRDADRRAELMERGRRRLEDFSWSRSARQMLDVYAEARRGEPSPQGSGIAAKR; this comes from the coding sequence GTGCGGGTCGGCATCGACTACACGTCCGCCGCCACCCAACGGGAAGGCATCGGCCGCGCGACGCGCGAGCTGGTGAACGCGATGCTGCGGCTGCCGGACTGTCCGGACCTGCGCCTGGTCTATGCCCACCGCGGGCCGGTGCCCGAGGCCGATGCGCTCGGCGTGCACGAGCGCGTCAAGCTGCGGCGGTTGCCGCTCAGTCCTCGGGTCATGCTGGCGGGCTGGTACAAGGCGCGATTGCCGCTGCCCATCGAGACGCTGCTGGGTCCTCTGCATGTGATGCACGGGCCGGACTTCGTCCTCCCGCCGCGCATCGCGGCCGCCGGCGTGGTCACCGTGCACGACCTGGCGTTTGCCACCCGGCCCGAGGACGCGCACCCGGCGCAGCGGCGGTTTCTGGAATCCGCGGTGCCATGGTCGATCGACCGGGCGCGATTGGTCGTCGCGGTCTCCGAGACCACGCGCCGGGACCTGATGACGCGCTACGGCGTGCGCCCGCACCGGATCCGGGTGGTGCCGAACGCGGTCAGCGCGGATTTCCACGAGCGTGACGGCGCGGAGGAGCTGGCCGCGGTGCGACGACGGCTGCGGCTGCCCGAGGAATACCTGCTGAGCGTGGGCACGATTCATCCACGGAAGAATCTCGGGGGGCTGGCCCGCGCGGCCGCGTTGAGCGCGCGGCAACTGGGCCGGCAGTTGCCGGTGGTACATGTGGGACGCGAGGGCTGGCTGTGCGAGCGGGTGTTCGCCGACATCGAGTCGGCCGGACCGCCCGGCGTTCGATTCGTCGGCCAAACCAGCGACGCGACGCTGCGAGCGCTCTATCGCCGGGCGGCCGTGCTGGTGTATCCGAGCTTTGCGGAGGGCTTTGGCCTTCCGATCCTGGAGGCGTTCGCCTGCGGCGCCCCGGTGGTGACGTCCAACGAATCCGGGATGCTCGAGGCGGCGGGAGATGCGGCGGAGCTGGTGGACCCGCACGATCCCGAGTCAATCGCCGCCGGCATCGTGCGCGTGGTGCGGGATGCGGATCGGCGCGCGGAGCTGATGGAGCGCGGGAGGCGCCGGCTCGAGGACTTTTCGTGGTCCCGCTCGGCGCGGCAGATGCTCGACGTGTACGCCGAGGCGCGCCGCGGTGAGCCGTCGCCCCAGGGCAGCGGGATCGCCGCGAAGCGGTAG
- a CDS encoding lysylphosphatidylglycerol synthase transmembrane domain-containing protein, producing MNEREIPPEGAEPEGPLVARPALRRGFLSVRTLLSFAIAAALLVLVWFLNDLSIEEILDRLSRANPWLIVAAFVVYASNFPLRTLRWRILLNNAVKHEETTPKYTMWGLFQILYISWFVNGVIPLKMGDVYRAYMARANYGTSLTRTLGTVFTERVLDVVSLILIVLVSSVFVLQQAEVGEDVGRIIVVAVVVLAVLAAAVFAMLLFGSPIFRRFPKRVGEIYERFHSGVFDSWTWRSGPSLWLLSFVIWTAEMGRLTLVTRAVGLELGLGTIFFSGAAASLLLAFPTPGGLGAVDGGIIGLLRVAGGVSAGPAGVVAIIDRFISYWCVTVTGAAMFALTRMKR from the coding sequence ATGAACGAGCGGGAGATCCCGCCGGAGGGCGCCGAACCGGAGGGGCCGCTGGTCGCCCGCCCGGCCCTTCGCCGCGGCTTTCTGAGCGTCCGGACGCTGCTCAGCTTTGCGATCGCCGCGGCGCTGCTGGTGCTGGTGTGGTTCCTGAACGACCTGTCGATCGAGGAAATCCTGGATCGGCTGTCGCGCGCCAATCCGTGGCTGATCGTGGCCGCCTTCGTGGTCTACGCTTCGAACTTTCCGCTGCGGACCTTGCGCTGGCGCATCTTGCTGAACAACGCGGTCAAGCATGAGGAGACGACGCCGAAATACACGATGTGGGGCCTGTTTCAGATCCTCTACATCTCGTGGTTCGTGAACGGCGTGATTCCGCTCAAGATGGGCGACGTCTACCGGGCCTACATGGCCCGCGCCAACTACGGCACGTCGCTCACGCGCACGCTGGGGACGGTGTTCACCGAACGCGTGCTCGACGTGGTGAGCCTGATTCTGATCGTGCTGGTGAGCTCGGTGTTCGTGCTGCAGCAGGCGGAGGTTGGCGAGGACGTGGGCCGGATCATCGTGGTGGCGGTCGTGGTGCTGGCCGTGCTCGCCGCGGCGGTGTTCGCCATGCTGCTGTTCGGCAGCCCGATTTTCCGACGCTTTCCGAAGCGGGTGGGGGAGATCTACGAGCGCTTTCACAGCGGCGTCTTCGATAGCTGGACCTGGCGCAGCGGACCCTCACTCTGGCTGTTGAGCTTCGTCATCTGGACGGCGGAGATGGGCCGGCTGACCCTGGTGACGCGGGCGGTTGGGCTCGAGCTGGGCCTGGGCACGATCTTCTTCAGCGGCGCGGCCGCGTCGCTGCTGCTGGCGTTTCCGACCCCCGGCGGCCTGGGAGCGGTTGATGGCGGGATCATCGGCCTGCTGCGGGTGGCCGGCGGCGTGAGCGCCGGGCCGGCGGGGGTGGTGGCGATCATCGACCGGTTCATTTCCTATTGGTGCGTCACGGTCACCGGCGCGGCGATGTTTGCGTTGACGCGAATGAAGCGGTAG
- a CDS encoding O-antigen ligase family protein: MLSRTSPSALVSAWTPQLLLALAAVVVSGIYGALAAAELGGVLQVAPPVLGAALAAAAWWTAQDRARGLRWLAALAVVGFVAVAIVQTPPALLSMALVALGGVVLVGGLRIAGKLPDARSTTAMLAAAAVALVPFRGLGEIALGPSVVGLSDFALGAALVVWLGGHGRGRIEIPRLALAIVVFAAWLSVTGVLAPDPAPVLKETIKWLQVAVAVVLLADVLRHADARIAVAWLVGVAVTAEAAVGLVQAITGIGPAAFNVGGLIRSFGTFEQPNPFGGYLGLHLPLLLAGAIYARRSRRPWIAALWLLVLVALVISRSRGAWIGMIGSTAVVLLAAMPRVRVLGAATVALIVAGFLAFAGWQLTGGLERALPDPARAAVEGRTEVRDALRIVVDDDFAISERLAQWEAGWRMFMSAPLIGVGAGNYDQAYSRFNFEPFLQLPGHAHNIYLNFAAEAGLPAAVAFLALSVWAIWRCVRAVHWARGAPWEWATIGALGGMVAFSLHNLVDSLFVNGMGLVFALFIGLSYAIEWDHRRRQAPPGTGAAS; the protein is encoded by the coding sequence TTGCTGAGCCGAACTAGCCCAAGCGCCCTCGTCTCGGCCTGGACGCCGCAGCTGTTGCTGGCGCTGGCCGCCGTCGTGGTGTCCGGGATTTACGGAGCACTGGCGGCGGCGGAGCTTGGCGGCGTGTTGCAGGTGGCGCCGCCGGTGCTTGGGGCGGCGCTGGCGGCCGCCGCGTGGTGGACGGCGCAAGATCGAGCGCGCGGGCTGCGTTGGCTGGCGGCCCTGGCGGTTGTCGGGTTCGTGGCCGTGGCGATCGTGCAAACGCCGCCGGCGCTGCTGAGCATGGCGCTCGTGGCGCTCGGCGGGGTGGTGCTGGTCGGAGGACTGCGCATCGCCGGCAAGCTGCCGGACGCGCGGTCCACGACGGCCATGCTGGCGGCCGCGGCCGTGGCCCTGGTCCCGTTTCGCGGACTGGGCGAGATTGCCCTCGGGCCGTCGGTGGTGGGGCTGAGCGACTTTGCATTGGGGGCGGCGCTGGTGGTGTGGCTTGGGGGGCACGGCCGCGGGCGGATCGAGATTCCCCGGCTGGCGCTGGCGATAGTCGTCTTTGCCGCGTGGTTGAGTGTCACCGGCGTGCTGGCCCCCGATCCGGCGCCAGTGCTCAAGGAGACCATCAAGTGGCTGCAGGTGGCCGTGGCGGTCGTGCTGCTGGCGGATGTGCTGCGGCACGCCGACGCCAGGATCGCCGTGGCGTGGCTGGTCGGAGTGGCCGTGACGGCGGAGGCCGCGGTGGGGCTGGTGCAGGCGATAACGGGCATCGGGCCGGCGGCGTTCAACGTGGGCGGTCTGATCCGGTCGTTTGGAACCTTCGAGCAGCCCAATCCCTTCGGGGGTTACCTTGGATTGCACTTGCCGTTGCTGCTGGCCGGGGCGATCTATGCCCGGCGGTCGCGACGGCCGTGGATCGCCGCGCTCTGGCTGCTGGTGCTGGTAGCGCTGGTGATCAGCCGATCGCGAGGAGCCTGGATTGGAATGATTGGGAGCACGGCCGTGGTGCTGCTGGCGGCGATGCCGCGGGTCCGCGTACTGGGCGCGGCGACGGTCGCGCTGATCGTGGCCGGGTTCCTGGCCTTCGCCGGCTGGCAGCTCACGGGGGGCCTGGAACGGGCGCTTCCCGATCCGGCGCGCGCGGCGGTGGAAGGCCGAACGGAGGTTCGCGACGCCTTGCGCATCGTGGTGGACGACGACTTCGCCATCAGCGAGCGGCTGGCCCAGTGGGAGGCCGGCTGGCGGATGTTCATGAGCGCGCCGCTGATCGGTGTGGGCGCGGGCAACTACGACCAGGCGTACTCCAGGTTCAACTTCGAGCCGTTCTTGCAGTTGCCGGGGCATGCGCACAACATCTATCTGAACTTCGCGGCCGAGGCCGGATTGCCGGCGGCGGTCGCGTTTCTGGCGCTCAGCGTCTGGGCGATCTGGCGTTGCGTCCGCGCGGTGCATTGGGCGCGGGGTGCGCCATGGGAGTGGGCGACGATCGGGGCGCTGGGCGGTATGGTCGCGTTTTCGTTGCACAACCTGGTGGACAGCTTGTTCGTGAACGGCATGGGTCTCGTCTTCGCGCTCTTCATTGGACTGAGCTACGCCATTGAGTGGGATCACCGTCGCCGGCAGGCGCCTCCGGGCACGGGAGCGGCGTCATGA